The nucleotide sequence CGGCCCCAAGGTGGGCGGGATGGGGACGCTCCTGGCCGCGGGCAAGACCTCGGACCTGCGCGTGTCGCCGGATGGTCAGTTCGGCGCGTTCCTCATGAACGGGCAGAAGCCGCATCTGGACGGCATCCCGCCGCAGATGCTGGTGGGCTCGCTGTTCGTCGTTCCGGTCGAAGGGGGCAAGCCGCGCGAGATTGGCGCGGGTGTGACGAACGTGCCGGGCGGGCTCCTCTTCGCGCCGGACTCCCGGCACCTCTTGTTCCTCACGGGCTACAACCCCGCCGTGCAGTCCGGCGAGCTGCACGTGCTGCCGCTCACCGACGCCACGGCCGAGCCCGTGACGCTGGGCACGGCGGTCACGTACATGCTGCCCAGCCCCGATGGGACGCGGCTGGCGTTCGTGGATGGCGGCGTGCTGAAGCTCGGCGCGCTGCCCGCGGGGCCGTTCCAGAATGTGGCAGGTGAGGTGAGCACCGCGCAGTTCACGCCCGACGGCAAGACGCTGTTGTTCAAGCGGCGGCTCACGGCCGCGGGCGGGCTCGCGGCGGTGCGAGTCGACGCACCTGGAACACTCGTGAAGCTGGCGGATCAGGTGGGGGACTACCAGGTCTCGGTGGACGGCGCGCGCATCGCCTATCAGGTGCGCAGCGAGTCCGCGCGCGGCATGTACGACTTGTTCCTCGCGGATGCCGCGTCGCTGAAGGGGCAGCGGCTGGCGGTGGGCTCGAAGGCCTTTGCGTTCTCTCCGGATGGGAAGTGGTTGGCGCGCACGGAGAATGGCAAGCCCGAGCAACTGGGCGACCTGCACGTCGGGCCTGCCGCGGGCGGCCCCGGGCGCAAGTTTGGCGAAGCGGTGGAGGAGTTCGCCTTCGCGCCGGACTCGAAGGCGGTGGGCTTCCTGGAGAAGTACGACCAGCCAGCCCGAGCGGGCGCGATGACCGTGGCGACGCTGCCGGATGGAGCGCCGCGACAGGTGGGCTCGCGCGTGCCGAA is from Myxococcaceae bacterium JPH2 and encodes:
- a CDS encoding PD40 domain-containing protein, producing the protein MMRLRRVWTAGLLAALAVSGCKRNSEERGTTARGGSKAAGDTVASAARGGPKVGGMGTLLAAGKTSDLRVSPDGQFGAFLMNGQKPHLDGIPPQMLVGSLFVVPVEGGKPREIGAGVTNVPGGLLFAPDSRHLLFLTGYNPAVQSGELHVLPLTDATAEPVTLGTAVTYMLPSPDGTRLAFVDGGVLKLGALPAGPFQNVAGEVSTAQFTPDGKTLLFKRRLTAAGGLAAVRVDAPGTLVKLADQVGDYQVSVDGARIAYQVRSESARGMYDLFLADAASLKGQRLAVGSKAFAFSPDGKWLARTENGKPEQLGDLHVGPAAGGPGRKFGEAVEEFAFAPDSKAVGFLEKYDQPARAGAMTVATLPDGAPRQVGSRVPNFVWGTDSRYVAFLSRFLRPVYSVDLMLYPVGGEKAEKVGRGVFGYGFMPGNEAVIFRTNCIRDGRACDFKALDLQDRATEPKTWLQGIYTYKVSGDGGRVLATYARMDSDTYDVAVYDVKTQARKTLDQGVQVPAYFAGKNDSRALYLITQGANPGVYTAVARP